Proteins encoded by one window of Microplitis mediator isolate UGA2020A chromosome 1, iyMicMedi2.1, whole genome shotgun sequence:
- the LOC130666238 gene encoding uncharacterized protein LOC130666238 gives MEKDKEKDEYLTSLIGSVKKDEAVLTLENKTATDAKNSQAKIVRGTKKMRVDSTDSNQVTDKKDTKDDEGEAKIVRSLKRSCELWSLEDKNTFFKAVNEYGKDFDGLQGYFLNQGKKKGLPENMIKNKEQIRHFYYRTWLKISKHLKFSEDVKKTSQEIYGLINYGELRRKLPRIHEKFLLKLNELIYWGSTQVRLRGKTMRIKTPICRALRKLNQLEDWQEEIKLPPRVTVELRPGNNLTWWKVQANAMNPRVRTLVPIQRRLSSLLAFLQQRWKPVKFKPSLNIDSELFYDKKFNDSELLRVAPVEGAKISLPMVNLGEYLTSNSVSFNSYEQRLSLKSSRDELLGYVQQFKSVGKKTIKKKIDKKLPSLRVAGSGGVAGGDDNDKLNDNNSDLDNLDTHLNCLDKSLFASHSDKNAGDSNSNNNVNVNSNFSIEPNRFPGRETIDRIREGWNIDESNTITIGDLFLMFGRESKIILEYWWDVPKKDDRETNDNPALNKELKKQDESLCLALQKLLSIAKHNYGTSKAFDNTSSSNETVVSSRMPSTKDSTFRRPLIPQVYHKTGSQEAFKTQLDKFTTRFCKRGRTVRQRNLIVQRAVPLIGNLNCEKNEIKEPSNLNLNPPREIISDYNNDNKLEELGIELLGGNENIESEKNLLSTLAAASADHSNNELLVQPSNSIITSATQILKEGEGQWLNSEVADYSLSSFLNQFESPMKGSQRSQTGSQLGSIRPSSDVLSHMQCLMVENSVDYMAKFANLASQIASNDQNSNK, from the exons ATGGAGAAAGATAAAGAAAAAGATGAATATTTGACGAGTTTAATTGGTTCAGTAAAAAAAGATGAGGCAGTATTAACTTTGGAAAATAAAACAGCAACTGATGCGAAAAATTCGCAAGCTAAAATAGTCCGAGGAACGAAAAAAATGAGGGTTGATTCAACTGATTCTAATCAAGTTACTGATAAAAAAG ATACTAAAGATGATGAAGGCGAAGCAAAAATAGTCAGATCGTTGAAACGTTCATGCGAACTGTGGTCGCTAGaagataaaaatacattttttaaggCAGTAAACGAGTACGGGAAAGATTTCGACGGATTGCAAGgatactttttaaatcaaggCAAGAAAAAAGGTCTACCAGAAAATATGATAAAGAACAAAGAGCAAATCCGGCACTTTTATTACCGCACTtggttaaaaatatcaaaacacCTGAAGTTTTCCGAAGACGTTAAGAAAACGTCACAAGAAATTTACGGGTTAATTAATTACGGCGAATTACGACGTAAATTACCACGCatacatgaaaaatttttgctaaaattGAACGAATTAATTTACTGGGGATCAACCCAAGTTCGTTTGCGAGGAAAAACGATGCGGATTAAAACGCCGATATGTCGGGCTTTGAGAAAATTGAATCAACTTGAAGATTGGcaagaagaaataaaattaccgcCACGTGTTACCGTTGAATTACGACCGGGAAATAATTTAACTTGGTGGAAAGTACAAGCGAATGCTATGAATCCCCGAGTACGAACACTGGTGCCAATCCAACGGCGCTTGTCCAGTTTATTGGCCTTTTTGCAGCAGCGCTGGAAGCCGGTAAAATTCAAACCATCTCTGAATATCGATAGCGaattgttttatgataaaaaatttaatgacagtGAACTGCTGCGAGTTGCGCCAGTCGAAGGCGCCAAAATATCTCTACCAATGGTCAATCTCGGGGAATATTTAACCAGCAATAGCGTGTCGTTTAATTCCTACGAGCAACGTTTGAGCTTAAAAAGTTCGCGGGATGAATTACTGGGTTATGTCCAACAATTTAAAAGCGTTGGCAAGAAAACCATAAAGAAGAAAATCGACAAGAAACTGCCGAGTTTAAGAGTTGCTGGTAGTGGAGGAGTCGCTGGTGGGGATgataacgataaattaaatgataataatagtgaTTTAGATAATTTAGATACGCATCTAAATTGCTTAGATAAATCTCTTTTTGCTAGTCATAGTGATAAAAATGCGGGAGATTCAAATAGTAACAATAATGTTAATGTCAATAGTAATTTCAGTATTGAACCCAATCGATTTCCTGGACGTGAAACAATTGATAGAATTAGAGAAGGATGGAATATCGATGAATCAAACACTATAACTATcggtgatttatttttaatg TTTGGACgagaatcaaaaataatattagaaTACTGGTGGGATGTTCCGAAAAAAGATGACAGAGAGACAAATGACAATCCCGCGTTAaacaaagaattaaaaaaacaagatGAAAGTCTTTGTCTGGCTTTACAAAAACTTTTATCGATCGCTAAACACAACTATGGTACAAGTAAAGCCTTTGACAATACGTCAAGTAGCAATGAAACTGTCGTGTCATCCCGAATGCCTTCGACTAAAGACTCGACATTTAGGAGACCGTTAATTCCACAAGTTTATCACAAAACTGGCAGCCAAGAGGCGTTCAAAACTCAATTGGAc aaattcaCCACAAGATTTTGTAAACGTGGTCGTACTGTAAGACAACGGAACTTAATTGTACAGCGGGCAGTCCCATTAATTGGTAATTTGAACTGtgagaaaaatgaaattaaagagcctagtaatttaaatttgaatcccCCAAGAGAAATAATTAgtgattataataatgacaataaactTGAAGAACTCGGAATTGAATTACTGGGCggtaatgaaaatattgaatcagaaaaaaatttattatcaacgtTGGCTGCTGCCAGTGCGGATCATTCTAATAATGAACTATTAGTACAACCTTCTAACTCTATAATCACGTCGGCAactcaaattttaaaagaagGAGAAGGTCAATGGCTTAATAGTGAG GTTGCCGATTATTCTCTGAGTAGTTTTCTTAATCAATTTGAATCACCAATGAAAGGATCACAAAGAAGTCAAACAGGAAGTCAATTGGGGTCTATACGACCATCGTCTGAT GTTCTCAGTCACATGCAATGTCTGATGGTCGAAAACAGTGTGGATTACATGGCAAAATTTGCAAACTTGGCATCGCAAATTGCATCTAATgatcaaaattcaaataagtag
- the LOC130666269 gene encoding stromal interaction molecule homolog isoform X2 yields MRSVVNVELIGIYVLRVLCWCCAEVIASGGALDASSRYHTRSSDGSNHISSTTFSPTFTEGIAQAVAHDTLQSPVDNCNDDLACITMASHDRLGLEAIKTLHSQLDDDADGDVDLSESDDFLREELQYEAGYERRQRAFHHNDDMHISVRELWEAWLRSEVHNWTIEQTSEWLTTNVELPQYVPNFIQHRVTGATLPRMAVNNMHYLNNVLGIKDPIHKQKIALKAMDVVLFGPPKDSGHSLKDLILITLLFGALIGCWYAYQQKKSSQKHLRRMMKDMEGLHKAELALEDLQKELERARLEQENATTAKQNLEKRLQDESMGLHTSYSDLEVSQLKAEIEMLKMELQRAEGELEDRCWSPPVGLQHWLQLTHEIENKSYTKKKISAEKQLQQAREACEKLRKKRSSLVGAFVSTHGKSIDEVDKSIVEARTALNEVTAELQERVHRWKQMELLCGFNIINNNGLNYLENILYRSAQNGRSLGVRGTLENVGWKESSLPPDSSSSETGKETPPEVHFTLGDDDPATQPSSKASLTRDKSSSMVRSFSHDANMISDETRNSTTSLSKTSLSDNSLMESSDKKTRKYLRDLPTVMSVDDETLSTDSNSTADNDEIKRRRRKLFPAFRKNKGKNT; encoded by the exons ATGCGATCAGTAGTGAATGTCGAATTAATTGGAATTTATGTACTTCGGGTTCTTTGTTGGTGTTGCGCTGAAGTAATTGCTAGTGGTGGTGCATTAGACGCTTCATCTAGATATCATACGAGGTCTAGTGATGGATCAAATCATATTAGTTCAACAACATTCTCACCAACATTTACTGAGGGTATCGCTCAAGCTGTTGCACACGATACCTTGCAGTCTc CTGTGGATAATTGCAATGACGATTTAGCATGCATTACAATGGCATCTCACGATCGCTTAGGTTTAGAAGCTATCAAAACGCTACATAGTCAATTAGATGATGATGCTGATGGTGATGTCGATTTATCAGAATCTGATGAC TTTCTCAGGGAAGAGCTGCAGTATGAGGCTGGATATGAACGACGTCAACGTGCTTTTCATCACAACGATGATATGCATATTAGTGTTAGAGAATTATGGGAGGCTTGGCTGAGATCTGAAGTTCATAATTGGACAATTGAACAGACTTCCGAGTGGTTGACCACAAACGTTGAGCTTCCACAATATGTGCCGAATTTTATACAACATCGTGTTACCGGAGCAACACTTCctag AATGGCTGTGAATAATATGCACTATCTTAATAATGTCTTGGGTATCAAAGATCCTAttcacaaacaaaaaattgcactgaaAGCTATGGATGTGGTCTTGTTCGGGCCACCTAAag ATTCCGGTCATAGTTTGAAAGATCTGATATTAATAACGTTATTGTTTGGAGCGTTAATCGGGTGTTGGTATGCatatcagcaaaaaaaaagctcGCAGAAGCATTTAAGAAGAATGATGAAGGATATGGAAGGTCTTCATAAAGCCGAATTAGCGTTAGAAGATTTACag AAAGAACTTGAAAGGGCGAGATTAGAACAAGAAAATGCTACAACAGCCAAACAAAATCTAGAGAAAAGACTTCAAGACGAAAGTATGGGCTTACATACGTCTTATTCAGATCTGGAAGTATCACAATTGAAAGCTGAGATCGAa ATGCTGAAAATGGAACTTCAACGCGCAGAAGGAGAACTAGAAGATCGCTGTTGGTCACCACCCGTTGGATTACAACATTGGTTGCAATTAACtcatgaaattgaaaataaatcttacacgaagaaaaaaatatctgcgGAAAAACAATTACAACAAGCGCGCGAAGCA TGTgaaaaattacggaaaaaacgATCAAGTCTTGTCGGAGCGTTTGTATCTACTCACGGAAAATCAATTGATGAAGTAGACAAAAGCATCGTTGAAGCGAGAACAGCATTAAATGAAGTAACAGCTGAACTACAAGAACGAGTGCATCGTTGGAAACAAATGGAACTCCTGTGTGGATTCAATATAATCAACAATAACGGCcttaattatttagaaaatattttatatcgcAGTGCACAGAATGGACGCAGCCTAGGAGTACgag GGACATTAGAGAATGTTGGTTGGAAGGAATCATCTTTACCTCCAGATTCGTCGAGTAGTGAAACAGGAAAAGAAACGCCGCCAGAAGTACATTTTACGTTAGGTGACGATGATCCTGCAACACAACCATCATCCAAAGCATCATTAACACGTGATAAATCATCATCAATGGTTCGGTCTTTTAGTCACGACGCAAATATGATTAGCGATGAAACTAGAAATAGCACGACATCATTATCAAAAACTTCACTTTCTGATAATTCACTTATGGAATCTTCGGATAAAAAAACACGAAAGTATTTACGTGATTTGCCAACTGTTATGTCCGTTGATGATGAAACATTATCAACAGATTCAAATTCAACTGCTGATAATGACGAAATTAAACGACGGCGAAGAAAATTGTTTCCCGCGTTCAGGAAGAACAAAGGAAAAAATACGtga
- the LOC130666269 gene encoding stromal interaction molecule homolog isoform X1 produces MRSVVNVELIGIYVLRVLCWCCAEVIASGGALDASSRYHTRSSDGSNHISSTTFSPTFTEGIAQAVAHDTLQSPVDNCNDDLACITMASHDRLGLEAIKTLHSQLDDDADGDVDLSESDDFLREELQYEAGYERRQRAFHHNDDMHISVRELWEAWLRSEVHNWTIEQTSEWLTTNVELPQYVPNFIQHRVTGATLPRMAVNNMHYLNNVLGIKDPIHKQKIALKAMDVVLFGPPKDSGHSLKDLILITLLFGALIGCWYAYQQKKSSQKHLRRMMKDMEGLHKAELALEDLQKELERARLEQENATTAKQNLEKRLQDESMGLHTSYSDLEVSQLKAEIEMLKMELQRAEGELEDRCWSPPVGLQHWLQLTHEIENKSYTKKKISAEKQLQQAREACEKLRKKRSSLVGAFVSTHGKSIDEVDKSIVEARTALNEVTAELQERVHRWKQMELLCGFNIINNNGLNYLENILYRSAQNGRSLGVRGRMSSSQDDLDDDGGSLYAQSVSGAAGTLENVGWKESSLPPDSSSSETGKETPPEVHFTLGDDDPATQPSSKASLTRDKSSSMVRSFSHDANMISDETRNSTTSLSKTSLSDNSLMESSDKKTRKYLRDLPTVMSVDDETLSTDSNSTADNDEIKRRRRKLFPAFRKNKGKNT; encoded by the exons ATGCGATCAGTAGTGAATGTCGAATTAATTGGAATTTATGTACTTCGGGTTCTTTGTTGGTGTTGCGCTGAAGTAATTGCTAGTGGTGGTGCATTAGACGCTTCATCTAGATATCATACGAGGTCTAGTGATGGATCAAATCATATTAGTTCAACAACATTCTCACCAACATTTACTGAGGGTATCGCTCAAGCTGTTGCACACGATACCTTGCAGTCTc CTGTGGATAATTGCAATGACGATTTAGCATGCATTACAATGGCATCTCACGATCGCTTAGGTTTAGAAGCTATCAAAACGCTACATAGTCAATTAGATGATGATGCTGATGGTGATGTCGATTTATCAGAATCTGATGAC TTTCTCAGGGAAGAGCTGCAGTATGAGGCTGGATATGAACGACGTCAACGTGCTTTTCATCACAACGATGATATGCATATTAGTGTTAGAGAATTATGGGAGGCTTGGCTGAGATCTGAAGTTCATAATTGGACAATTGAACAGACTTCCGAGTGGTTGACCACAAACGTTGAGCTTCCACAATATGTGCCGAATTTTATACAACATCGTGTTACCGGAGCAACACTTCctag AATGGCTGTGAATAATATGCACTATCTTAATAATGTCTTGGGTATCAAAGATCCTAttcacaaacaaaaaattgcactgaaAGCTATGGATGTGGTCTTGTTCGGGCCACCTAAag ATTCCGGTCATAGTTTGAAAGATCTGATATTAATAACGTTATTGTTTGGAGCGTTAATCGGGTGTTGGTATGCatatcagcaaaaaaaaagctcGCAGAAGCATTTAAGAAGAATGATGAAGGATATGGAAGGTCTTCATAAAGCCGAATTAGCGTTAGAAGATTTACag AAAGAACTTGAAAGGGCGAGATTAGAACAAGAAAATGCTACAACAGCCAAACAAAATCTAGAGAAAAGACTTCAAGACGAAAGTATGGGCTTACATACGTCTTATTCAGATCTGGAAGTATCACAATTGAAAGCTGAGATCGAa ATGCTGAAAATGGAACTTCAACGCGCAGAAGGAGAACTAGAAGATCGCTGTTGGTCACCACCCGTTGGATTACAACATTGGTTGCAATTAACtcatgaaattgaaaataaatcttacacgaagaaaaaaatatctgcgGAAAAACAATTACAACAAGCGCGCGAAGCA TGTgaaaaattacggaaaaaacgATCAAGTCTTGTCGGAGCGTTTGTATCTACTCACGGAAAATCAATTGATGAAGTAGACAAAAGCATCGTTGAAGCGAGAACAGCATTAAATGAAGTAACAGCTGAACTACAAGAACGAGTGCATCGTTGGAAACAAATGGAACTCCTGTGTGGATTCAATATAATCAACAATAACGGCcttaattatttagaaaatattttatatcgcAGTGCACAGAATGGACGCAGCCTAGGAGTACgag GACGAATGAGTAGTAGCCAAGATGATTTAGATGATGACGGAGGTTCATTGTATGCACAATCAGTTTCTGGTGCTGCAG GGACATTAGAGAATGTTGGTTGGAAGGAATCATCTTTACCTCCAGATTCGTCGAGTAGTGAAACAGGAAAAGAAACGCCGCCAGAAGTACATTTTACGTTAGGTGACGATGATCCTGCAACACAACCATCATCCAAAGCATCATTAACACGTGATAAATCATCATCAATGGTTCGGTCTTTTAGTCACGACGCAAATATGATTAGCGATGAAACTAGAAATAGCACGACATCATTATCAAAAACTTCACTTTCTGATAATTCACTTATGGAATCTTCGGATAAAAAAACACGAAAGTATTTACGTGATTTGCCAACTGTTATGTCCGTTGATGATGAAACATTATCAACAGATTCAAATTCAACTGCTGATAATGACGAAATTAAACGACGGCGAAGAAAATTGTTTCCCGCGTTCAGGAAGAACAAAGGAAAAAATACGtga
- the LOC130666269 gene encoding stromal interaction molecule homolog isoform X3, with product MRSVVNVELIGIYVLRVLCWCCAEVIASGGALDASSRYHTRSSDGSNHISSTTFSPTFTEGIAQAVAHDTLQSPVDNCNDDLACITMASHDRLGLEAIKTLHSQLDDDADGDVDLSESDDFLREELQYEAGYERRQRAFHHNDDMHISVRELWEAWLRSEVHNWTIEQTSEWLTTNVELPQYVPNFIQHRVTGATLPRMAVNNMHYLNNVLGIKDPIHKQKIALKAMDVVLFGPPKDSGHSLKDLILITLLFGALIGCWYAYQQKKSSQKHLRRMMKDMEGLHKAELALEDLQKELERARLEQENATTAKQNLEKRLQDESMGLHTSYSDLEVSQLKAEIEMLKMELQRAEGELEDRCWSPPVGLQHWLQLTHEIENKSYTKKKISAEKQLQQAREACEKLRKKRSSLVGAFVSTHGKSIDEVDKSIVEARTALNEVTAELQERVHRWKQMELLCGFNIINNNGLNYLENILYRSAQNGRSLGVRGRMSSSQDDLDDDGGSLYAQSVSGAAGKTETDNHEHFD from the exons ATGCGATCAGTAGTGAATGTCGAATTAATTGGAATTTATGTACTTCGGGTTCTTTGTTGGTGTTGCGCTGAAGTAATTGCTAGTGGTGGTGCATTAGACGCTTCATCTAGATATCATACGAGGTCTAGTGATGGATCAAATCATATTAGTTCAACAACATTCTCACCAACATTTACTGAGGGTATCGCTCAAGCTGTTGCACACGATACCTTGCAGTCTc CTGTGGATAATTGCAATGACGATTTAGCATGCATTACAATGGCATCTCACGATCGCTTAGGTTTAGAAGCTATCAAAACGCTACATAGTCAATTAGATGATGATGCTGATGGTGATGTCGATTTATCAGAATCTGATGAC TTTCTCAGGGAAGAGCTGCAGTATGAGGCTGGATATGAACGACGTCAACGTGCTTTTCATCACAACGATGATATGCATATTAGTGTTAGAGAATTATGGGAGGCTTGGCTGAGATCTGAAGTTCATAATTGGACAATTGAACAGACTTCCGAGTGGTTGACCACAAACGTTGAGCTTCCACAATATGTGCCGAATTTTATACAACATCGTGTTACCGGAGCAACACTTCctag AATGGCTGTGAATAATATGCACTATCTTAATAATGTCTTGGGTATCAAAGATCCTAttcacaaacaaaaaattgcactgaaAGCTATGGATGTGGTCTTGTTCGGGCCACCTAAag ATTCCGGTCATAGTTTGAAAGATCTGATATTAATAACGTTATTGTTTGGAGCGTTAATCGGGTGTTGGTATGCatatcagcaaaaaaaaagctcGCAGAAGCATTTAAGAAGAATGATGAAGGATATGGAAGGTCTTCATAAAGCCGAATTAGCGTTAGAAGATTTACag AAAGAACTTGAAAGGGCGAGATTAGAACAAGAAAATGCTACAACAGCCAAACAAAATCTAGAGAAAAGACTTCAAGACGAAAGTATGGGCTTACATACGTCTTATTCAGATCTGGAAGTATCACAATTGAAAGCTGAGATCGAa ATGCTGAAAATGGAACTTCAACGCGCAGAAGGAGAACTAGAAGATCGCTGTTGGTCACCACCCGTTGGATTACAACATTGGTTGCAATTAACtcatgaaattgaaaataaatcttacacgaagaaaaaaatatctgcgGAAAAACAATTACAACAAGCGCGCGAAGCA TGTgaaaaattacggaaaaaacgATCAAGTCTTGTCGGAGCGTTTGTATCTACTCACGGAAAATCAATTGATGAAGTAGACAAAAGCATCGTTGAAGCGAGAACAGCATTAAATGAAGTAACAGCTGAACTACAAGAACGAGTGCATCGTTGGAAACAAATGGAACTCCTGTGTGGATTCAATATAATCAACAATAACGGCcttaattatttagaaaatattttatatcgcAGTGCACAGAATGGACGCAGCCTAGGAGTACgag GACGAATGAGTAGTAGCCAAGATGATTTAGATGATGACGGAGGTTCATTGTATGCACAATCAGTTTCTGGTGCTGCAGGTAAGACGGAAACGGACAACCATGAGCACTTCGATTAA